GTGAACCGAGAGCAGCACGCCCTGGGCCTTGGCGCTTTCGATTTCAGCGGCGATGAACGCGCGCAGGGCGTTTTTGCTCATCACGGCGCAGTCGAGGATCTCGCCAGCCTGAACGCTGGTTTTTTCTTTCAGGACGGTTGCGTTGCCGTCTTTGGCGATCAGCTCGATTTTCACAGCGTCAGCGGCGTCGATCAGGGCAGCTTTTTCGCTGCCGTAGAAATCGCCGGTGCTCATGTGAGCGACGTGGGACTTGGAGTCTTTGGCCCAGGCGCCCATTTTGTGCGGGTGCTTGCGAGCGTAGTTTTTTACCGACAGCGGAGCGCGGCGGTCGGAGTTGCCTTCACGCAGAACCGGGTTCACGGCGCTGCCCTTGACCTTGTCGTAACGCGCCTTGGCTTCTTTTTCGGCGTCGTTGGTCACGGTTTCCGGGTAGTCCGGCAGGTTGTAACCCTGGGCTTGCAGCTCTTTGATCGCCGCTTGCAGCTGAGGCACCGAAGCACTGATGTTCGGCAGCTTGATGATGTTGGCTTCAGGCGTAACGGCCAGGTCGCCCAGTTCGGCGAGGTGGTCGGCTACGGCTTTGTCGCCCAGTTGCTCGGGGAAGCTGGCCAGGATGCGTGCTGCAAGAGAGATATCGCGGGTTTCCACGGCGATATCGGCCGAGGCGGTGTAAGCCTCGATGATCGGCAGCAGGGAATAGGTGGCGAGGGCTGGAGCTTCGTCGGTGAAGGTATAGATGATCTTCGAGCGGGTGGGCATATTCGGATTAACTCTCTCTTCTTTGCTAAAGCGTGCGCAGAAACTCGAGGGGCGCCGGGTAAGCGCGTTCGTTCAAAGTCATCCATGAACCGAATGTCGAGATTCTTCGCGGTGATGTTGGGTGCATCAGTAGAGCGTCAAGCAGTCGGACTGCGGTAACAACCCGACCAATCAGGCGGAAAGTCTCGTGCTAGAGAGGCCAGCCGTCGTGACCCTTTGGTCAGCGGGCGGCATTATACATAGGTAGCTGGCAATCTGCCGATGGTTCATATGCAACGATTCTCGTCCATTGGTCTAAAGGTCGCAGGGGCGGGTGGGGCGTAGAGTCGCTGCGAATGCTTGAGTTTGGCGCTTTTCCCTTTGCTTTCAGGGTTGTACGAAACCAGATGTGCCCGCGCCGTGAACAGAGGGTTTGCGTGTTGATTTAACTGGGTTACGCTCGAACCAAGCCAGATGTTCAATCCAAACAATGGAGTTCAGCATGGGTTACAAGAAGATTCAGGTTCCAGCCGTCGGCGACAAAATCACCGTCAATGCAGACCATTCTCTCAATGTTCCTGATAACCCGATCATCCCCTTCATCGAAGGTGACGGCATTGGCGTCGACGTCAGCCCGGTGATGATCAAAGTGGTTGATGCTGCCGTGGCCAAGGCCTACGGGGGCAAGCGCAAGATTTCCTGGATGGAGGTTTATGCTGGCGAAAAAGCGACTCAAGTCTATGACCAGGACACCTGGCTGCCCCAGGAAACCCTGGACGCCGTCAAGGATTACGTGGTCTCTATCAAGGGCCCGCTGACCACCCCGGTCGGTGGTGGCATCCGCTCCCTCAACGTGGCCCTGCGCCAGCAACTCGATCTTTATGTCTGCCTGCGTCCCGTGGTGTGGTTCGAAGGTGTGCCGAGCCCGGTGAAAAAGCCTGGCGACGTCGACATGGTGATTTTCCGCGAGAACTCGGAAGACATTTATGCCGGTATCGAATGGAAGGCCGGCTCCCCTGAGGCCACCAAGGTCATCAAGTTTCTGAAAGAAGAAATGGGCGTCACCAAGATCCGTTTCGACCAGGATTGCGGTATCGGCATCAAGCCTGTTTCCAAGGAAGGCACCAAACGTCTGGTGCGCAAGGCCCTGCAATACGTGGTGGACAACGACCGCAAGTCGCTGACCATCGTGCACAAGGGCAACATCATGAAATTCACCGAAGGTGCCTTCAAGGACTGGGGCTACGAGGTGGCGAAGGAAGAATTCGGCGCCGAGCTGCTCGATGGCGGCCCATGGATGAAATTCAAGAACCCGAAAACCGGCCGTGAAGTCATCGTCAAGGACGCCATCGCCGACGCCATGCTTCAGCAGATCCTGCTGCGTCCAGCCGAGTACGACGTAATCGCCACGCTGAACCTCAACGGTGACTACCTCTCCGACGCCCTGGCGGCGGAAGTGGGCGGTATCGGTATCGCGCCGGGCGCCAACCTGTCCGACACCGTGGCCATGTTCGAGGCGACCCACGGTACCGCGCCGAAGTACGCCGGCAAGGACCAGGTCAACCCGGGTTCGGTGATTCTGTCGGCCGAGATGATGTTGCGTCATCTGGGCTGGACCGAAGCAGCGGATCTCATCATCAAGGGCACTAACGGCGCCATCAAGGCCAAGACCGTGACCTATGACTTCGAACGTCTGATGGAAGGCGCCACGCTGGTGTCTTCTTCGGGCTTTGGTGAGGCGATCA
The Pseudomonas fluorescens genome window above contains:
- the icd gene encoding NADP-dependent isocitrate dehydrogenase; this encodes MGYKKIQVPAVGDKITVNADHSLNVPDNPIIPFIEGDGIGVDVSPVMIKVVDAAVAKAYGGKRKISWMEVYAGEKATQVYDQDTWLPQETLDAVKDYVVSIKGPLTTPVGGGIRSLNVALRQQLDLYVCLRPVVWFEGVPSPVKKPGDVDMVIFRENSEDIYAGIEWKAGSPEATKVIKFLKEEMGVTKIRFDQDCGIGIKPVSKEGTKRLVRKALQYVVDNDRKSLTIVHKGNIMKFTEGAFKDWGYEVAKEEFGAELLDGGPWMKFKNPKTGREVIVKDAIADAMLQQILLRPAEYDVIATLNLNGDYLSDALAAEVGGIGIAPGANLSDTVAMFEATHGTAPKYAGKDQVNPGSVILSAEMMLRHLGWTEAADLIIKGTNGAIKAKTVTYDFERLMEGATLVSSSGFGEAIIKHM